The Streptococcus viridans genome includes a window with the following:
- a CDS encoding M20/M25/M40 family metallo-hydrolase — translation MSIPSFTNTETEREIEDYLDQRIGAIPYFKTHPQHFGRYPLPNDHLHRTVNWALVDKGKKKTVILFHHHDTVDLEDYGPLAPIALDSEALVQALKGIDFRSEMQEDLDSGKWQFGRGSCDMKAALALQLGVLEAYASDSEGGQVSLLYLSVGDEESYSRGMRGALGLLCQLKEEFDLDYVLAVDSEPFEATSDKEKVLHIGTVGKLMPVVVTQGVLSHMKEPLKGINALSLLIAVASKLDLHPDLSDQALGEQSPLPSWSYLRDLKDQYDVSTVLHAAGYFSVLHLKKTPQELLQRIKELSQEAVDEFYVKYLSLQDQAGQDHVISQPRVISYQELLDRCQMKEGFSSFQDQCAQRAYKDFLAGVGYQAIAIQQIQGYLNFLGEKAPLVVIGFAPPYYPSMNCRSLPNTSLKIGSLVDDYHHYLESKGLSLKVEEYFMGICDTSYCALERDLASYQVVLDSLATPSQVYELDLEKIAQIQVPAVNLGPWGKELHQRGERVFREDLLETIPNYLFGLLYRFEELL, via the coding sequence ATGTCCATACCTAGCTTTACCAATACCGAGACAGAAAGGGAGATAGAAGACTATTTAGACCAACGAATTGGGGCTATTCCATATTTTAAGACGCATCCCCAGCACTTTGGACGCTACCCTCTTCCCAATGACCATCTCCATCGTACTGTCAATTGGGCCTTGGTCGATAAAGGCAAGAAAAAGACAGTGATCCTTTTTCACCACCACGATACGGTAGATCTAGAAGATTACGGTCCCCTAGCCCCTATAGCCTTGGATTCCGAGGCTCTGGTTCAAGCCTTAAAGGGTATTGATTTTCGATCAGAAATGCAGGAGGACCTAGATTCTGGCAAATGGCAATTCGGACGAGGTTCTTGTGACATGAAGGCGGCCTTGGCGCTTCAGCTGGGTGTCTTAGAAGCCTACGCCTCCGATTCAGAAGGGGGACAGGTCAGTCTCCTCTACCTTTCTGTGGGAGATGAGGAGTCCTATTCACGTGGAATGAGAGGAGCCTTGGGTCTACTTTGTCAGTTAAAAGAAGAGTTTGACTTGGACTATGTCTTAGCGGTGGATTCAGAGCCTTTTGAAGCCACTAGTGACAAGGAGAAGGTCCTACATATCGGAACGGTCGGCAAGCTCATGCCAGTCGTCGTCACCCAGGGAGTCTTATCCCACATGAAGGAACCTCTCAAAGGAATCAACGCCCTCTCTCTCCTAATAGCAGTCGCATCTAAATTGGACCTCCATCCAGACCTATCCGACCAAGCGCTGGGAGAGCAATCTCCTCTTCCTTCTTGGTCTTATCTGCGAGATTTGAAGGATCAATATGATGTATCGACTGTCCTTCATGCTGCTGGCTATTTCAGTGTGCTGCATCTGAAAAAGACCCCTCAAGAATTGTTGCAACGCATCAAAGAGTTGAGCCAGGAAGCGGTCGATGAGTTTTATGTCAAATACCTGTCCCTCCAGGACCAAGCAGGACAAGACCATGTGATCTCTCAGCCAAGGGTGATTAGCTATCAAGAATTGCTGGATCGTTGCCAAATGAAGGAAGGATTTTCAAGCTTCCAAGACCAGTGTGCGCAAAGAGCCTACAAAGATTTCTTAGCCGGAGTCGGCTATCAGGCTATTGCCATCCAGCAGATCCAAGGTTACTTAAACTTCCTAGGTGAGAAAGCTCCATTAGTTGTCATTGGCTTTGCTCCACCTTATTACCCTTCTATGAATTGTCGGTCTTTACCGAATACCAGTCTAAAAATTGGTAGCCTTGTAGATGATTACCACCACTATTTAGAAAGCAAGGGCTTGTCACTGAAGGTGGAAGAGTATTTCATGGGCATTTGCGACACTAGTTATTGTGCCTTGGAGAGAGATCTAGCAAGCTATCAAGTCGTATTGGATAGTTTAGCTACCCCCTCTCAAGTTTACGAGTTGGATCTTGAAAAGATTGCACAGATCCAAGTGCCTGCGGTCAATTTAGGGCCTTGGGGCAAGGAACTCCATCAAAGAGGGGAGCGGGTCTTCAGGGAGGATCTCCTGGAGACCATCCCTAACTATCTATTTGGCCTTCTCTACCGTTTTGAGGAATTGCTTTAA